TTCTACGCGCAACTTTTTGGTTGCCGATTAAGGCGGTTAATTCCCGCCAATCGCACCCTGAAAGCGCCTTTTAGCTCGATCAAATGACCATCTTCTAACAATAATATGGAACGTCGTAATCAGCACTTGAAACGGAGAACGGCACGCCGCTGACAACTCTTTCGTTCCACATGATAAGGGCACAACGATGACACAATCCTCGGTTGATCAGGCGTATCTGGCAAAACGCCAGCTGCGTAAAGGCACTGCTGGCTGGATGCTGCTAGCAGGGCTTGGCGTTTCCTACGTTATTTCCGGGGACTTCGCCGGATGGAACTTTGGCATCGCCGAAGCGGGATGGGGCGGTTTTGCGATTGCTGCCTGTTTAATGGCGCTAATGTACCTTGCCTTAGTGCTATCGCTGGCGGAGATGTCTGCGGCGATACCGGCCGCGGGCGGTGGTTACAGCTTTGCTCGCCAGGCGATGGGGCCGGCAGGCGGGTACTTAACGGGGCTTGCTGTATTGATCGAGTACGCCTTGGCGCCCGCCGCGATTGTGATTTTTATTGGCGCCGCGGTTGAGTCATTGCTAGGCATTAACGGGCCGTTGGTTTATCTGATTTTTTACGCGGTGTTTATCGGTATTCATCTGGCCGGCGTGGGTGAAGCGCTCAAGGTCATGATGGTTATTAGCGGCCTGGCGGTATTTGCCATTCTAGCGACCGCTGTAGCGCTGATAGGCAGTTTTGATGCGGCCAATTTGTTTGATATAGCCCCCACCGATGCCGCGGGCGCGAGCACGTTTATGCCGTTTGGCTGGTACGGCGTTTGGGCGGCGCTGCCGTTTGGGATGTGGCTGTTTCTGGCGGTCGAAGGCGTACCGCTGGCCGCTGAAGAAGCTAAAGACCCTGCGCGTGATATGCCTAAAGGCATTATCGCTGCGATGCTGTTTTTGCTGTTCACTGCGCTGCTGGTGGTTGTGTTGTTAGCCGGCGCCGCAGGGGCTGAAATGATCGGCCAAAGCGGCGTGCCGCTGGTGGATGCGCTTAATGCGACCGGCAATCCGATGCTGGCGACCACGGTTAACGTGCTGGGCTTGGCGGGGTTAATTGCTTCCTTCTTTTCGATTATTTATGGCTATAGTCGGCTGGTGTTTGCGCTGTCGCGGGCGGGCTATTTGCCTAAGCGTCTATCGCTGACCAGCGGGCGTAAAGTGCCTTATCTGGCGCTGATTGTACCCGGTGTGTTTGGCTTTCTGGCATCGCTAAGCGGGGAAGGCGACCTGATGCTAGCAATGGCCGTGGTAGGGGCAACTATTTCCTATGCGCTGATGGCGCTAAGCCATATTTTACTGCGTTTAAAGCAGCCTGATTTGCCGCGCCCCTATAAAACTCCAGGGGGAATTGTGACCTCCTCGATCGCGCTGGTGCTGGCCTTGGTTGCCTTAACCGGCGTATACGCCTTTGATCCACGCGCGTTTAACTACACCATCGTGCTGTTTATCGCGGGTGCAGCCTACTTCTTCCTCTACAGCAAGCATCATCTGGTGGCGAAAACAGCCGAAGAAGAATTTGCGCTGGTGTCCGCCGCACCTGACGAGCTTGATAAGAGCGAACACACACCAGCCGCCGCTAAGCTGTAAGCGAGCCAGCGATTAGGCTACTGTGGTAAGCCCCTGACGGTATGACGTCGGGGGCTTTTTCTTAGCTATTTTGCCTATCTGTTTTTTTCTATCTGTTTTTTCTATCTATGAGCCGTTGCGAGGTGACCTTATGACGCTGACCTTTAATAATGCTGACGAGCAGCAGCGCTGGTATGCCGTTGACGATGGTGTCATGGGCGGTGTTTCCCAAAGCAGGTTTAGCGTTGCCGACGGTGAAGGTCGTTTTCAGGGTGAGGTGTCGCTCGAAAACGGCGGCGGCTTTGCCTCTGTGCGTCGCGAGCCTAACGGTTTTGAATCCACGCTAGCGGGAGCCAAGGGCATCGCTGTTAGCGTGCTAGGAGATGGCCGCACCTATCAATTACGCCTGAAAAGCACCACGCTCGGCGATGCGTCGGCGTATCGGGTGAAATTTACGCCTTCCGCTGACACGTGGGAGACCATACATTTTCCATGGGACGCGTTTGAAGCCGTGCGGCGTGGCACGCTACTCAGCGATGCACCGGCGATAACGCCCAGCGACATTCACATGCTGGGCTTCTTAATTGCTGATCGCACCGCTGGGCCTTTCTGCCTGCAGGTCAAACGTATTGAGTCCATCGACTAACAATGAGGGAATCATGACAGCAAGGCCGCATTTAGTGGTGTTTACCGGATCGGGAATCAGCGCCGAGAGTGGCATCAAAACGTTTCGTGCCAGCGACGGCCTTTGGGAGGACTATCCGATTGAAGACGTCGCCACACCACGTGCGTGGCAGCGTAATCCGCAGCAGGTGTTGGATTTTTATAATCAGCGCCGCGAGCAGATCCGCCGAGCAAAGCCCAATGCTGCGCATAAAGCTCTGGCGGCCCTTGAGCAGGATGGGTTTGACGTCAGCATCATTACCCAGAATATCGATGATCTTCACGAGCGGGCAGGTTCGCATCATGTGCTGCACTTACATGGTGAGATTTTAAAGGCGCGCTCATCGGTTGATGAACACATGCGCTATCCGTTGCCTAAAGGCGGCATTGCGCTGGGTGATGTCTGTGATAAGGGCAGCCAGCTACGCCCTGATGTGGTCTGGTTTGGTGAGGCGGTGCCGCTATTTGCCGAGGCCTGTGAGCTTGTCAGTAAGGCTGATTTTCTATTAGTGGTGGGTACCTCGCTGGCGGTGATGCCTGCCGCTTCGCTGCTCTCGTACATTGATGTCGAGACACCCTGCGCGCTGGTCGACCCAGAGGCCGACATGCTCAGCCCGCCGGGCGTCTTGGCGATCAACGCCACCGCGGGCGAGGGCGTGCCCGCCCTCGCCAATCGCTGGAAGCAGCAGGGTCATTTGCGGCTGTCTTGAAAATTCGAGACTGAATTGGAATGCAACAGTCCTTAACGTTATTAAGCCCTTAAGAACCACGCCTTCATGACGTCGGTAATCTGGGTGATTTCCGCCTCAGAGGTGATATAAGCGGGCATGGTATACAGCCATCGGCCAATGGGGCGCAGCCAAACGCCGTGTTCGCGGGCGAAGTCTCCTACGCCTTTTAGCGCCTCTGCGGAGTGCGCTTCGATCACGGCGGTGGCGCCGAGTACTCGAACGTCGGCAACGGCTGAATGTTC
This DNA window, taken from Vreelandella profundi, encodes the following:
- a CDS encoding CIA30 family protein; the encoded protein is MTLTFNNADEQQRWYAVDDGVMGGVSQSRFSVADGEGRFQGEVSLENGGGFASVRREPNGFESTLAGAKGIAVSVLGDGRTYQLRLKSTTLGDASAYRVKFTPSADTWETIHFPWDAFEAVRRGTLLSDAPAITPSDIHMLGFLIADRTAGPFCLQVKRIESID
- a CDS encoding SIR2 family NAD-dependent protein deacylase, whose amino-acid sequence is MTARPHLVVFTGSGISAESGIKTFRASDGLWEDYPIEDVATPRAWQRNPQQVLDFYNQRREQIRRAKPNAAHKALAALEQDGFDVSIITQNIDDLHERAGSHHVLHLHGEILKARSSVDEHMRYPLPKGGIALGDVCDKGSQLRPDVVWFGEAVPLFAEACELVSKADFLLVVGTSLAVMPAASLLSYIDVETPCALVDPEADMLSPPGVLAINATAGEGVPALANRWKQQGHLRLS
- the eat gene encoding ethanolamine permease encodes the protein MTQSSVDQAYLAKRQLRKGTAGWMLLAGLGVSYVISGDFAGWNFGIAEAGWGGFAIAACLMALMYLALVLSLAEMSAAIPAAGGGYSFARQAMGPAGGYLTGLAVLIEYALAPAAIVIFIGAAVESLLGINGPLVYLIFYAVFIGIHLAGVGEALKVMMVISGLAVFAILATAVALIGSFDAANLFDIAPTDAAGASTFMPFGWYGVWAALPFGMWLFLAVEGVPLAAEEAKDPARDMPKGIIAAMLFLLFTALLVVVLLAGAAGAEMIGQSGVPLVDALNATGNPMLATTVNVLGLAGLIASFFSIIYGYSRLVFALSRAGYLPKRLSLTSGRKVPYLALIVPGVFGFLASLSGEGDLMLAMAVVGATISYALMALSHILLRLKQPDLPRPYKTPGGIVTSSIALVLALVALTGVYAFDPRAFNYTIVLFIAGAAYFFLYSKHHLVAKTAEEEFALVSAAPDELDKSEHTPAAAKL